Proteins from one Rubripirellula tenax genomic window:
- a CDS encoding GNAT family N-acetyltransferase, which produces MNYAVEFDLTPSEFVDVLRRSTLAARRPVEDTERIAKMLAMADLVVTARDHTGTLVGVARAITDFAYCTYLSDLAVDVAHQRLGIGRALIRLTHEHAGLQTRLILLSAPAAAAYYPHIGMQQHDSCWMTPPQEG; this is translated from the coding sequence ATGAACTATGCCGTCGAATTTGATCTAACGCCAAGCGAGTTCGTTGACGTCCTTAGACGATCAACGCTGGCGGCGCGGCGACCCGTTGAAGATACGGAGCGGATTGCAAAAATGTTGGCGATGGCCGACTTGGTCGTGACGGCGCGAGACCACACGGGGACGCTCGTCGGAGTTGCGCGAGCGATCACGGACTTCGCCTACTGTACGTACTTGTCCGATCTAGCAGTCGACGTTGCTCACCAGCGGCTCGGAATCGGGCGTGCCCTCATACGTCTGACCCACGAACATGCGGGGCTTCAGACTCGACTGATTCTGTTGTCGGCGCCCGCAGCGGCTGCCTATTACCCGCACATTGGCATGCAGCAACACGATTCGTGCTGGATGACTCCGCCACAGGAAGGTTAG
- a CDS encoding RNA ligase (ATP): MRQLATIRTVLETRPIEGADMIELAVVDGWKCVTKKGEYQAGDAVIYCEIDSFLPVREEFEFLRKSSLRTLDDREGFRLRTVKLRGQISQGLLVHPSILGRSFVIGEDVTVELGIVKYEAPIPACLGGDVVGGFPVFIEKTDEERIQNLAVDYESFRGKEFYVSEKIDGTSFTAFCNEGTFGVCGRNWQLAEDPSNSHWRVVRETDLQSRMTRLNRSFAIQGEMVGPDIQQNRYCLKTPTVFVFNVYDISAAAYVEKSEMETICRELALATVPPLGIKYVPDDMDSILKLAEGKSELNANAEREGLVWVFGSGNERISFKTISNRFLAKGGD; the protein is encoded by the coding sequence ATGCGGCAACTGGCGACGATCCGAACAGTGTTGGAAACGAGACCCATCGAAGGTGCCGACATGATTGAGTTGGCCGTCGTCGATGGCTGGAAATGCGTCACGAAAAAGGGCGAGTACCAGGCCGGCGATGCAGTCATCTATTGCGAAATCGACTCCTTCCTGCCTGTCCGCGAAGAATTTGAGTTCCTGAGAAAGTCTTCGCTCAGGACATTGGATGACCGAGAAGGTTTTCGATTGCGAACGGTGAAGCTGCGTGGTCAGATCTCGCAGGGGCTGTTGGTTCATCCCAGCATTCTTGGGCGTTCGTTTGTGATTGGCGAAGACGTGACAGTGGAGTTGGGAATCGTAAAGTATGAGGCTCCGATCCCTGCGTGTCTGGGCGGCGACGTAGTGGGCGGCTTTCCGGTTTTCATTGAAAAGACCGACGAGGAACGGATTCAAAACTTGGCCGTCGACTATGAATCGTTTCGCGGCAAGGAATTTTACGTATCGGAGAAGATCGATGGCACCTCGTTCACGGCGTTCTGCAATGAAGGTACTTTTGGTGTGTGCGGTCGCAACTGGCAACTGGCCGAAGACCCGTCGAACAGTCATTGGCGCGTGGTTCGAGAAACCGATCTGCAATCTCGGATGACTCGATTGAATCGGTCATTTGCTATTCAAGGCGAGATGGTCGGGCCCGATATCCAGCAGAATCGATACTGCTTGAAAACGCCGACCGTTTTCGTATTCAACGTCTACGACATTTCGGCAGCGGCGTACGTAGAGAAGTCCGAGATGGAAACGATCTGCCGTGAACTAGCACTCGCGACCGTGCCGCCGCTGGGCATCAAGTACGTTCCCGATGACATGGACTCGATTTTGAAACTTGCGGAAGGCAAATCAGAATTGAACGCGAATGCAGAACGGGAGGGTTTGGTTTGGGTTTTTGGTAGCGGAAACGAACGTATCTCGTTCAAGACGATTTCGAATCGGTTCCTCGCCAAGGGTGGGGATTAG
- a CDS encoding GNAT family N-acetyltransferase → MTQVTNSLFAVVHPMTTFHCREILESDWLAILRIQGEVYYDFTPESESVMRSKTTLGPRTCFVAVDQERSVVAYCLAHPYPAHQIAVLGAAGPAELEPTTNLFLHDLAVQKDFFGRGVAHALFDHLTTVAQANGYQTMSLVAVQQAAGFWMKMGFTPSTRATINKSYTGDATFMTKAIG, encoded by the coding sequence ATGACCCAAGTCACCAACAGTCTTTTTGCGGTCGTTCACCCGATGACAACATTCCACTGCCGCGAAATCCTTGAATCCGATTGGCTAGCGATTCTGCGCATCCAAGGTGAGGTCTACTATGATTTTACGCCCGAGTCAGAGTCCGTGATGCGGTCCAAAACCACTCTCGGTCCGCGGACTTGTTTTGTTGCCGTCGATCAAGAGCGTTCCGTCGTTGCTTACTGCCTCGCCCATCCGTACCCCGCCCATCAAATCGCTGTGCTCGGCGCCGCTGGTCCGGCCGAACTCGAACCAACGACAAATTTGTTTCTGCACGACCTCGCGGTGCAAAAAGATTTTTTTGGTCGTGGCGTAGCACACGCATTGTTCGACCACCTCACGACCGTTGCCCAAGCGAACGGCTATCAGACGATGTCGCTCGTCGCCGTTCAACAAGCAGCCGGATTCTGGATGAAAATGGGCTTCACTCCTTCCACCCGGGCGACGATCAACAAGTCGTACACCGGTGACGCTACGTTCATGACCAAAGCCATCGGGTAA
- a CDS encoding ThuA domain-containing protein translates to MKRFLFTLVAAFMSAIVVVPAHAQETAPTQPLKVLLVIGGCCHDYTAQSKILKEGIEQRIRADVTVEFSEDTSTGARFGVYESDDWAEGYDVILHDECSASVTERPYVDRILAEHANGTPAVNLHCAMHSYRWGDYKQPVEPGADNAGWYEMIGVQSSSHGPKAPIDVDYISEQHPIVKGLEDWATTDDELYNNVRVFGSAESLASGKQVQGPKGKKSPQSKPKVATAVVAWTNLYGPKKTRIFSTTLGHFNETVNDTRYLDLVVRGLLWTTGNLNDDGTPMPGFVK, encoded by the coding sequence ATGAAACGGTTCCTTTTCACATTAGTAGCGGCATTCATGTCGGCCATCGTTGTCGTTCCTGCCCACGCCCAAGAAACGGCGCCGACCCAACCATTGAAGGTTCTGCTTGTGATCGGTGGATGCTGTCACGACTACACGGCTCAGTCGAAGATTTTGAAGGAAGGCATCGAGCAGCGCATTCGCGCCGATGTGACTGTCGAGTTCAGCGAGGACACCAGCACCGGCGCACGTTTCGGGGTCTACGAGTCGGACGATTGGGCGGAAGGCTATGACGTGATCCTTCACGACGAGTGCTCCGCCTCCGTAACCGAGCGGCCTTATGTCGATCGAATCTTGGCCGAGCACGCCAACGGAACTCCGGCTGTCAATCTGCACTGTGCGATGCACAGTTATCGTTGGGGCGACTACAAACAGCCCGTCGAACCGGGTGCCGATAACGCAGGCTGGTACGAAATGATCGGTGTGCAATCGAGCTCGCACGGTCCAAAGGCACCTATCGATGTCGACTACATCAGCGAACAACACCCGATCGTCAAAGGGCTCGAAGACTGGGCTACAACGGACGACGAGCTCTACAACAACGTGCGTGTTTTCGGATCCGCCGAATCATTGGCAAGTGGGAAACAGGTCCAGGGCCCAAAAGGAAAGAAGAGTCCCCAAAGCAAACCCAAAGTTGCAACCGCCGTTGTCGCGTGGACGAACCTGTATGGCCCCAAAAAGACGCGAATTTTCAGCACGACACTGGGCCACTTCAACGAAACCGTCAATGACACGCGATATCTAGATTTGGTCGTCCGTGGTTTGCTGTGGACGACGGGAAATCTGAATGACGACGGCACTCCGATGCCAGGATTCGTGAAGTGA
- a CDS encoding endo-1,4-beta-xylanase translates to MNKKRSKTKAALRFESLESRRLMAADIGQGLQAQYFDNADLSGTALSRFESGVNFDWGSASPDASISNDFFSARWSGQVEARYTEAYAFQVDADEGARLWVNGQLLVDQFDASGLTAVTATIDLVAGRRYDLVMEYRESTGNASAKLQWSSPSQSLEVVPESQLTPSVRGSIAEDFFAGIPGDALSALTGDADFPSQPLTSSLLSSFQTSSDVGDQFGRRVHGLLHAPVTGAYTFYLAADSTAELRLSTGVDAGQSQKIAEVTVAVAPTDWTSRPEQKSAVIQLVAGQSYFIEALHKESTGADHLAVGWQVPGESSIVVIPGEVLSMDRPTVRIFAETPIAAEGSGSSASFQVVRDGGSISHPLTVHYVTGGSATAGSDYTALSGTVTIPPFAESATILVTPTVDSDIEGDESVTIQLKAGVDYDVAFKSERVVLGTIQDDALIPSGSTSLWTGNSLSDFNQRFGATFSAVSDPTFGTVIQANVTSQPANVFSVQMGQSIDAPVVEGDLLLAEFYVRSAGVDPGTVLAVFEINGPPYTQSLNRGFSVGSNWTKVQLPFAAVESYASGDARFGFQIGQHVQTLQFADIALRNYGQPRTIAPETSFWLNNIGGTWGTAQTVPVSGQTFDSAYEVATTTLPPANWNLQAVERNQSPVANGDTMRIEFSARATSGLAPAAQFAVQRTDTYATLASQNLTIGTAWTPFSFDITVGQAFSTEGLQFVLNVGGALQTLQFGGVTWTNLDNSVDLDELPEQFPSARYEGRSGTDAWRDDAQTRIENERTRTVVVNVRDENGLPIDGAVVSLRQTDHEFRFGSAIEGYGGRLDPNGNTEALKYQSEIKRLFNTVVVENSLKWPGYVNDPSTGEAVANFAASNDLYLRGHNVIWPSRGNMPASVWDEYDSRFVTDGDAAAEAWLADTINARIDQVALDFANSANEWDVVNEPFDNNAVMAILGDDAVVGWYQRLRAADSTLKLALNDYGIFAGNGANTAHRENFEYWIDKLVNANVLDVIGEQSHYNDGNLTDITTFASFIVDYQTRFNTSIAITEFDVNSTDEQLQADYLRDYMTMSFSQPAIEQFLHWGFWEDSHWLPNAALYRSDFSIKPNGQAYEDLVFGNWWTDVRGTTRSGSLTSQAFTGDYEVLVQFGGVSYPATTMRVDGTGVTTVTVDLPVDVSVPAATVSLMGVSYGGATASYGGDEVAPNKQPLMPGFTATEASYTNYDEGLNRVVVDIDHLASPSLTAADFEFRVGNTSDPESWLLLSPSSAIPLPAISVSEPSASGTSRVTLTWPDKAIKNTWVQTTVKVTENTGLEDPVVFYFGNQVADVFSTASEASQLRVTAFDVIQIRGNQQLDRALVGINSKYDINRDGRVTSFDTLIARSNQVLLTGLLMFAAPPLTQPPVQPLVAGMSQVAQQPNIGTTHGASESTITAAKDSTIPVVKQDFRARFLARLARARSRANADSTVATETAERSSPDLVVNRWLEHRIALIQAMRARITLLRNSLNR, encoded by the coding sequence ATGAATAAAAAAAGATCAAAGACCAAAGCCGCTCTCCGTTTCGAGAGCCTTGAGTCTCGTCGGCTGATGGCCGCAGATATCGGCCAGGGCTTGCAAGCTCAGTACTTTGACAACGCTGACCTATCGGGTACGGCACTCAGCCGATTCGAGTCCGGGGTGAACTTCGATTGGGGATCCGCATCGCCTGATGCGTCCATCAGCAATGATTTCTTTTCGGCGCGCTGGTCCGGACAGGTGGAAGCAAGGTACACAGAGGCCTACGCCTTTCAAGTCGACGCCGACGAGGGCGCCCGGTTGTGGGTGAACGGCCAATTGCTGGTCGATCAGTTCGATGCAAGTGGATTGACCGCAGTTACAGCCACGATCGATCTGGTCGCCGGCCGTCGCTATGACTTGGTGATGGAGTATCGCGAGTCAACGGGCAACGCATCGGCAAAGTTACAGTGGTCCAGTCCCTCGCAATCGCTTGAAGTTGTTCCAGAGTCGCAATTGACTCCGTCCGTTCGCGGATCGATCGCCGAAGACTTCTTCGCGGGCATCCCTGGTGACGCGCTGTCTGCTTTGACGGGCGATGCAGACTTTCCGTCGCAGCCTTTGACGTCTTCGCTGTTGAGTTCCTTTCAAACGAGCAGCGATGTTGGTGATCAATTCGGCAGACGTGTACACGGGCTGCTTCACGCGCCAGTGACGGGCGCGTACACGTTCTACTTAGCCGCTGACTCAACCGCCGAGTTGAGATTGAGCACCGGCGTTGATGCCGGCCAATCGCAGAAGATCGCAGAGGTGACCGTCGCCGTTGCCCCAACGGATTGGACAAGTCGTCCAGAGCAAAAGTCCGCGGTCATTCAATTGGTCGCCGGCCAGTCTTACTTCATCGAAGCGTTGCACAAAGAGTCAACCGGCGCCGACCACTTGGCCGTGGGATGGCAGGTTCCCGGTGAGTCGTCGATCGTCGTGATCCCAGGCGAAGTGTTATCCATGGATCGGCCAACGGTACGGATCTTTGCAGAGACACCGATCGCTGCAGAGGGTTCGGGAAGTTCGGCAAGCTTTCAGGTCGTGCGCGATGGCGGATCGATCAGTCATCCGTTGACCGTACACTATGTCACCGGTGGTAGTGCCACGGCGGGTTCCGACTACACCGCGTTGTCGGGAACCGTCACGATACCCCCGTTTGCAGAATCGGCGACGATCCTGGTTACGCCCACGGTGGATTCGGACATCGAAGGCGACGAATCGGTCACGATCCAATTGAAAGCTGGCGTTGATTACGACGTCGCCTTCAAGAGCGAGCGAGTTGTGCTGGGCACCATTCAAGACGACGCACTCATCCCCAGCGGTTCAACCTCTCTTTGGACAGGCAACTCACTTAGCGATTTTAACCAGCGTTTCGGAGCCACGTTTTCAGCCGTTTCTGATCCGACCTTCGGCACGGTCATTCAAGCGAATGTGACGAGTCAACCGGCGAATGTTTTCAGCGTTCAAATGGGGCAGAGCATTGATGCGCCGGTCGTCGAAGGTGACTTGCTGCTTGCAGAGTTCTATGTGCGTTCCGCCGGTGTCGATCCGGGAACCGTACTGGCCGTCTTTGAAATCAACGGCCCCCCCTACACTCAGTCGCTTAACCGTGGATTTTCCGTGGGATCGAATTGGACGAAGGTTCAATTGCCTTTCGCGGCCGTAGAATCTTATGCAAGCGGCGATGCGCGATTCGGCTTCCAAATCGGGCAACACGTACAAACACTTCAGTTCGCCGATATCGCCCTACGCAACTATGGCCAACCGCGAACGATTGCGCCGGAAACGAGTTTTTGGCTGAACAATATCGGCGGTACTTGGGGAACGGCACAAACGGTACCCGTTTCTGGACAAACGTTTGATTCCGCTTACGAGGTTGCCACAACAACACTGCCGCCGGCGAACTGGAATCTGCAGGCCGTCGAACGCAATCAGTCTCCGGTCGCAAACGGCGACACGATGCGGATTGAATTCAGCGCTCGAGCCACGTCCGGATTAGCCCCCGCCGCGCAGTTCGCCGTGCAGCGGACCGATACCTACGCGACTTTGGCTTCACAGAACTTGACGATCGGGACCGCGTGGACACCGTTCTCGTTCGACATTACTGTTGGCCAGGCATTCTCCACCGAAGGATTGCAATTCGTGCTGAACGTCGGTGGTGCGCTGCAAACGCTACAGTTCGGCGGCGTCACGTGGACGAACCTGGACAACTCGGTTGATCTAGATGAGCTTCCCGAACAGTTTCCGAGTGCTCGCTACGAAGGCCGATCGGGGACCGACGCATGGCGAGATGACGCGCAAACTCGGATCGAGAACGAGCGGACCCGCACGGTCGTCGTGAATGTTCGCGACGAAAATGGATTGCCGATCGACGGTGCCGTTGTCAGTCTGCGACAGACCGATCACGAATTCAGGTTTGGATCCGCGATCGAAGGCTACGGCGGGCGACTGGACCCGAACGGAAACACCGAAGCGCTGAAATACCAAAGCGAAATCAAACGGCTGTTCAATACCGTGGTTGTCGAGAACTCGCTGAAATGGCCGGGCTATGTGAATGATCCTTCGACGGGGGAAGCTGTCGCGAATTTCGCAGCCTCAAATGACTTGTACCTTCGCGGTCACAACGTGATTTGGCCAAGCCGGGGGAACATGCCGGCAAGCGTGTGGGATGAGTACGATTCACGGTTCGTGACCGACGGCGATGCTGCTGCGGAGGCTTGGCTCGCCGACACCATCAACGCGCGAATCGATCAAGTCGCGCTCGACTTTGCTAACAGCGCGAACGAATGGGATGTCGTCAACGAACCGTTCGACAACAACGCTGTTATGGCGATTCTTGGTGACGATGCGGTTGTTGGTTGGTATCAACGTCTGCGGGCGGCAGATTCGACCTTGAAATTGGCCTTGAACGACTACGGAATCTTCGCCGGCAACGGAGCCAACACGGCGCACCGCGAAAACTTCGAATACTGGATCGACAAACTCGTCAATGCGAACGTCTTGGACGTGATTGGAGAGCAAAGCCATTACAACGATGGGAACCTGACCGACATCACGACGTTCGCCAGTTTCATCGTCGACTACCAGACCCGCTTCAACACCTCCATTGCGATTACCGAATTCGATGTCAATTCGACAGACGAACAGTTGCAGGCCGACTACTTGCGCGACTACATGACGATGTCGTTCAGCCAACCGGCGATTGAACAGTTTTTGCATTGGGGATTCTGGGAAGATTCGCACTGGCTTCCAAACGCCGCGCTGTATCGAAGTGATTTCAGCATCAAGCCGAACGGGCAGGCCTATGAGGATCTGGTGTTCGGCAATTGGTGGACCGATGTTCGCGGCACGACGCGCAGCGGTTCGCTAACGTCCCAAGCATTCACGGGCGATTACGAAGTGCTGGTCCAGTTCGGCGGCGTTTCGTATCCGGCAACGACCATGCGGGTCGATGGGACAGGCGTGACAACGGTCACGGTTGATCTTCCGGTCGATGTGTCGGTTCCCGCCGCGACCGTGTCGTTGATGGGCGTATCTTATGGCGGCGCGACGGCAAGCTATGGCGGCGACGAAGTGGCGCCGAACAAGCAACCGCTGATGCCGGGATTCACGGCGACCGAAGCCAGCTACACCAATTATGACGAGGGCCTCAATCGCGTGGTCGTGGATATCGACCACCTTGCGAGCCCGTCGTTGACGGCGGCCGACTTTGAATTCCGTGTCGGAAATACGTCGGATCCAGAAAGCTGGTTGTTGTTGTCTCCAAGTTCGGCCATCCCGTTACCGGCGATCAGTGTATCCGAGCCCTCGGCTTCGGGGACAAGCAGAGTGACTTTGACGTGGCCGGACAAGGCGATAAAAAACACGTGGGTGCAAACCACTGTGAAAGTGACTGAAAACACTGGCTTGGAGGATCCTGTCGTCTTCTATTTTGGAAACCAAGTTGCAGACGTGTTTAGCACTGCGTCCGAAGCCAGTCAGTTGCGAGTCACGGCGTTTGACGTGATTCAAATTCGCGGAAATCAGCAATTGGATCGAGCACTCGTTGGGATCAATTCCAAGTACGACATCAATCGCGATGGTCGCGTGACTTCCTTCGACACGCTGATCGCAAGATCGAATCAAGTGCTCCTGACCGGGCTCTTGATGTTTGCCGCGCCTCCGCTGACGCAGCCTCCGGTTCAGCCGTTGGTGGCTGGAATGTCACAAGTTGCCCAGCAGCCCAATATCGGGACCACACACGGGGCTTCCGAGTCGACGATCACTGCCGCGAAGGATTCGACGATTCCGGTCGTCAAGCAAGACTTCCGGGCCAGGTTCCTTGCGCGTCTTGCGAGAGCCCGTTCAAGGGCGAACGCAGATTCCACCGTCGCGACAGAAACGGCCGAACGCTCGAGCCCGGATTTGGTGGTCAACCGATGGCTCGAGCACCGAATTGCATTGATCCAGGCGATGCGAGCACGCATCACACTACTGCGAAATTCCCTCAATCGGTAA
- a CDS encoding class II glutamine amidotransferase: MTARDHSDGWGVVSYHRPKIKWLRRAVAAYDDDRFAQPIDASFAKTVVASIRRASRSAFNDENCHPFMFGRWSFAHNGTLTAVETLRPAMLREMGPEFRKQIRGQTDIELIFCWLLQRLQANKCINGDRCVRLAGMLSTFADAVSELDARNRETESASDTDRTAKLNFVLTNGNVLVGSRLRNSLYRLSTQHDRPTGRPLVNLAIASEPTDSRR, translated from the coding sequence ATGACCGCGCGCGATCATAGTGATGGTTGGGGCGTGGTCAGTTACCATCGTCCCAAGATCAAATGGTTGCGTCGGGCGGTGGCCGCCTACGACGACGATCGGTTTGCACAGCCCATCGATGCATCGTTCGCGAAAACGGTCGTAGCATCCATCCGCCGAGCATCGCGAAGCGCTTTCAATGATGAAAACTGTCATCCGTTCATGTTCGGGCGTTGGTCGTTTGCGCACAACGGTACGTTAACAGCCGTCGAAACGCTACGCCCTGCGATGCTACGTGAAATGGGGCCAGAATTTCGGAAACAGATTCGCGGACAGACGGATATCGAACTGATCTTTTGTTGGTTGCTACAGCGATTACAGGCGAACAAGTGCATCAACGGCGATCGATGCGTTCGCTTGGCAGGAATGTTATCAACGTTCGCGGATGCTGTTAGCGAATTGGACGCTCGCAATCGCGAGACAGAATCGGCATCCGATACCGACCGGACGGCAAAGCTGAATTTTGTTCTGACCAATGGCAATGTGCTGGTGGGATCCAGGTTGCGAAATTCGCTTTACCGGCTCTCGACCCAGCATGACCGCCCCACGGGACGTCCGCTGGTTAACTTGGCGATCGCATCTGAACCGACTGATTCGCGTCGATGA
- a CDS encoding sulfatase, producing the protein MWKPICAPAFALGEFGRRGGSSVLGQGKMMMRFACSPAIALGLLCLVGIRVQSADSHPNVLLICVDDLRPELKCFGAEYIHSPNIDELARSSRLFGRHYVQAPTCGASRYAMLTGCYGGASNEAIADRAKTIAVGDSVPDSMPEWFRQHGYTTVSVGKVSHYPGGRMGPDWDDDAKLEMPDSWDRHLLPAGPWQHPRGSMHGLAHGEIRNDPGAMDVMQSVDGDDSIYPDGLIVDESLRQLDQLASDNEKPFFLAVGIIRPHLPFGAPAKYMLPYEDVELPTIPHPMKPSGTTTWHGSGEFMRYNRWGRDPNTDPEFADEVRRHYAACVTYADASVGRVLSKLRETGADANTVVVLWGDHGWHLGEHAIWGKHALFEESLRSPLLVRLPSMPDPGKTADAIIESVDIFPTLCDASGIPSPNNLDGSSLMSILDDPASAGDYAISYTKKARTLRDNQYRLTVHDNGAEELYDHSTDEAETLNLASQRADVVKEMRKRLDDRLPRKVRSRR; encoded by the coding sequence ATGTGGAAGCCGATTTGCGCACCCGCATTCGCACTGGGCGAGTTTGGACGGCGTGGTGGATCGAGTGTGCTTGGACAAGGAAAAATGATGATGCGTTTTGCGTGCAGTCCGGCTATTGCTTTGGGACTTTTGTGTTTGGTCGGAATCCGCGTCCAATCGGCCGATTCGCACCCCAACGTGCTGCTGATTTGCGTCGACGATCTGCGACCCGAATTGAAGTGTTTCGGGGCGGAGTACATTCATTCGCCGAACATCGACGAACTGGCTCGTTCCAGCCGCTTGTTCGGTCGGCACTATGTGCAGGCGCCGACCTGTGGGGCATCCCGCTACGCGATGTTGACGGGTTGCTACGGAGGTGCATCGAACGAAGCGATTGCCGACCGCGCTAAAACGATCGCGGTGGGTGACTCCGTTCCCGATTCGATGCCCGAGTGGTTTCGGCAACACGGGTACACGACGGTTTCTGTGGGCAAGGTTTCCCATTACCCGGGCGGGCGGATGGGGCCAGATTGGGACGACGATGCGAAGTTGGAAATGCCGGACTCTTGGGATCGGCATCTCTTGCCGGCCGGACCCTGGCAACACCCACGGGGATCCATGCATGGACTGGCCCATGGCGAAATCCGCAACGACCCGGGAGCCATGGATGTGATGCAGTCCGTTGACGGGGACGACTCGATCTATCCCGACGGCTTGATTGTCGACGAGTCACTTCGGCAATTGGATCAACTGGCTAGCGACAATGAAAAACCATTCTTTTTAGCGGTGGGAATCATTCGTCCTCATTTGCCCTTCGGTGCGCCGGCAAAGTACATGCTGCCATACGAAGACGTCGAACTGCCGACGATTCCGCATCCCATGAAACCCAGCGGAACAACCACCTGGCACGGATCCGGCGAATTCATGCGTTACAACCGCTGGGGGCGTGACCCTAACACGGACCCCGAGTTCGCTGATGAAGTGCGTCGTCACTACGCTGCCTGCGTCACGTACGCCGATGCCAGCGTCGGACGAGTACTTTCGAAACTGCGAGAAACCGGCGCGGACGCCAACACGGTCGTTGTGCTGTGGGGCGATCACGGTTGGCATCTGGGTGAACACGCCATTTGGGGAAAGCACGCGCTTTTTGAAGAGTCCTTGCGGTCGCCGCTGTTGGTACGGTTGCCATCGATGCCCGATCCGGGAAAGACCGCAGACGCAATCATCGAATCGGTCGATATATTTCCCACGCTCTGTGACGCCTCGGGAATCCCGTCGCCAAACAATCTGGATGGATCGTCGTTGATGTCCATCCTGGATGACCCCGCGTCGGCCGGCGATTACGCAATTTCGTACACCAAGAAAGCGCGCACCCTTCGCGACAACCAGTATCGTTTGACGGTTCATGACAACGGCGCGGAAGAATTGTATGACCACTCTACCGACGAGGCTGAGACGCTTAATCTTGCATCGCAGCGAGCCGACGTCGTCAAGGAAATGCGCAAACGTCTGGACGATCGTTTGCCTCGCAAAGTCCGATCCCGACGGTAG
- the pgl gene encoding 6-phosphogluconolactonase, whose translation MNAKIQKFSDPATLADSFANDFAQWLGDQSQPIVTVALSGGSTPRLLFERWAGEFAGEIDWSRVRLFWVDERCVPPSDSDSNFGVANDIFLSKVDLPADQLHRVHGESNPDDERTRYADEIDRFVRKDSDGVPQFDLVVLGMGDDGHTASIFPHQMEFLTSSDVCEVATHPTSGQKRITLTGPVINHAKKVVFLITGANKKGVLVDVVKKTGLFKTYPASFIDATDLTFYVDEDAASGL comes from the coding sequence ATGAACGCAAAGATTCAAAAGTTCTCTGACCCCGCGACACTCGCCGACTCGTTCGCGAACGACTTTGCCCAGTGGCTCGGTGACCAGTCGCAACCGATCGTGACCGTCGCCCTGTCGGGAGGCAGCACACCACGCTTGTTATTCGAGCGATGGGCGGGTGAATTCGCCGGCGAAATCGATTGGTCACGAGTCCGGTTGTTCTGGGTCGATGAACGCTGCGTTCCGCCATCGGATAGCGACAGCAACTTCGGCGTCGCCAACGACATCTTCCTTAGCAAGGTTGATCTGCCCGCCGATCAACTCCACCGCGTCCACGGTGAATCGAATCCGGATGACGAGCGTACTCGCTACGCGGATGAAATCGATCGCTTCGTTCGAAAAGATAGCGACGGCGTTCCCCAATTCGACCTTGTCGTCTTGGGAATGGGCGACGACGGGCACACCGCTTCGATCTTCCCGCATCAGATGGAATTCTTGACGTCGTCGGACGTTTGCGAGGTTGCGACGCATCCGACTTCGGGACAGAAGCGGATCACGTTGACGGGGCCCGTGATCAATCATGCCAAGAAAGTGGTTTTCTTGATCACTGGGGCGAACAAGAAGGGAGTCTTAGTCGACGTGGTGAAGAAAACTGGCCTCTTCAAGACTTACCCTGCGTCCTTTATTGATGCGACCGATTTAACGTTCTACGTTGATGAAGACGCGGCATCGGGTCTGTAG